In Campylobacter showae CSUNSWCD, one genomic interval encodes:
- the argS gene encoding arginine--tRNA ligase codes for MKKSVINEIKGAVDFDFALEKPKDKGLAHYAMPTFSLAKQLKKSPVAIAAELASKFENSEIFEATALNGYINFKLKPAFLDKFASASLANPSEFAKGGGTSGEKILLEYVSANPTGPLHIGHVRGAVFGDTLARVGLHIGENISTEYYINDAGNQIELLGTSISLWARENLFGESVAYPEKFYRGDYIEPIAKEALEKFGKEIFYDESRNLELAEFGKDRVLVLIKQNLADAQIFIENWASEKSYYDKLPLTLDRLKSENGIYESEGKVWLKSSEVGDEKDRVIVREDGRGTYLAGDVVYHDDKFRRGFDRCIDIWGADHHGYIARMKAALHLLGYDENRLEIILSQMVRLLKDGEAYKMSKRAGNVVLMSDVVEEIGYEALRFIFLSKRCDTHLEFDVDELKREDSSNPIFYINYAHARINQIFAKAGKNVADVAGVKFANLNEDGKNLLFEALTLNDILVDSFNTRSMNKICDYLKSLAANFHKFYNENRVVGSENEDELLKLFAVVALSIKTALGLMGIAAKDKM; via the coding sequence TTGAAAAAAAGCGTAATAAACGAAATAAAAGGCGCCGTGGACTTTGATTTTGCGCTGGAAAAGCCAAAAGATAAGGGCTTGGCGCACTACGCGATGCCTACTTTTAGCCTGGCAAAACAGCTCAAAAAATCCCCAGTAGCTATCGCTGCCGAGCTGGCGTCTAAATTTGAAAATAGCGAAATTTTCGAGGCAACGGCGCTAAACGGCTATATAAATTTTAAACTAAAGCCCGCATTTTTAGATAAATTTGCCTCCGCTAGCCTTGCAAATCCGAGCGAGTTCGCAAAAGGCGGCGGAACTAGCGGCGAGAAAATTTTGCTCGAGTACGTCAGCGCAAATCCGACCGGTCCGCTTCATATCGGGCACGTTAGGGGCGCGGTTTTCGGCGATACGTTAGCTCGCGTCGGGCTTCATATCGGCGAAAATATCTCGACTGAATACTACATTAACGACGCAGGCAATCAAATCGAGCTTCTAGGCACATCTATTTCGCTTTGGGCGCGCGAAAATCTGTTCGGCGAGAGCGTGGCGTATCCGGAGAAATTTTACCGCGGCGACTACATCGAACCTATCGCAAAAGAGGCGCTAGAGAAATTTGGCAAAGAGATATTTTACGACGAGAGCCGAAATCTCGAACTCGCCGAGTTTGGCAAGGATAGAGTGCTGGTTTTGATCAAGCAAAATTTAGCCGACGCGCAAATTTTTATCGAGAACTGGGCTAGCGAAAAGAGCTACTACGACAAGCTCCCTCTCACACTGGACCGCTTAAAAAGCGAGAACGGCATCTATGAGAGCGAGGGTAAAGTCTGGCTAAAATCAAGCGAAGTGGGCGACGAAAAAGATCGCGTCATCGTGCGCGAGGACGGTCGCGGCACCTACCTAGCTGGCGACGTGGTGTATCACGACGATAAATTTAGGCGCGGGTTTGATCGCTGCATCGACATCTGGGGTGCCGATCATCACGGCTACATCGCACGCATGAAGGCGGCGCTACATCTGCTTGGATACGATGAAAATCGCCTTGAGATCATACTTTCACAGATGGTGAGACTGCTAAAAGACGGCGAAGCCTACAAGATGAGCAAGCGCGCGGGCAACGTCGTGCTGATGAGCGACGTGGTCGAGGAGATCGGCTACGAGGCGCTTAGATTTATATTCCTTAGCAAGCGCTGCGACACGCACCTAGAGTTTGACGTAGACGAGCTAAAGCGCGAGGATAGCTCAAACCCGATATTTTATATCAACTACGCGCACGCCAGGATCAATCAAATTTTCGCAAAAGCAGGTAAAAACGTCGCTGATGTCGCGGGCGTGAAATTTGCAAATTTGAACGAAGACGGCAAGAATTTGCTATTTGAGGCGCTCACGCTAAACGATATCCTGGTCGATAGTTTTAACACGCGCTCGATGAATAAAATTTGCGACTACCTAAAGAGCCTGGCTGCGAATTTTCATAAGTTTTACAACGAAAATCGCGTCGTAGGCAGCGAAAACGAAGACGAGCTTTTGAAGCTTTTCGCCGTCGTCGCACTCTCGATAAAAACGGCTCTAGGGCTAATGGGTATCGCTGCAAAAGATAAGATGTAA
- the nadD gene encoding nicotinate (nicotinamide) nucleotide adenylyltransferase: protein MKIALFGGSFDPPHLGHDAVVKAALEQLDADKLIIMPTFISPFKSEFSAPPLLRLRWANEAWGTLAKVCVSDYEIAQNRPVPTIESARHMRQIYAVSRLYLIIGADHLASLDKWHEIDELFRLATFVVASRDDVAVPENFKILNINAPVSSSQIRQNLDKSLMIPCIADEAAKFYQGKTCKKESSESSKS from the coding sequence ATGAAAATCGCGCTTTTTGGCGGTAGTTTCGACCCGCCTCATCTCGGGCACGACGCCGTCGTTAAAGCCGCGCTAGAGCAGCTAGACGCGGATAAGCTCATCATCATGCCGACGTTTATCAGCCCGTTTAAGAGCGAGTTTTCCGCTCCGCCGCTACTTCGGCTAAGGTGGGCGAACGAGGCTTGGGGCACGCTAGCTAAAGTCTGCGTGAGCGACTATGAGATCGCGCAAAATCGCCCAGTACCGACGATAGAGAGCGCGCGGCACATGCGGCAAATTTACGCTGTGAGCCGGCTTTATCTCATCATCGGCGCCGATCACCTAGCGAGCCTAGACAAATGGCACGAGATAGACGAGCTCTTTAGGCTCGCAACCTTCGTCGTAGCTAGCCGCGACGACGTAGCCGTGCCTGAAAATTTTAAAATTTTAAACATAAACGCGCCCGTTTCGTCCTCGCAAATCAGGCAAAATTTAGACAAAAGCCTGATGATACCGTGTATAGCGGACGAGGCGGCGAAATTTTATCAAGGAAAAACATGCAAGAAAGAATCGAGCGAATCATCAAAATCCTAG
- a CDS encoding aldo/keto reductase — protein MKRRDFMKGAATCAAGLAAGLDLFAQQTSKTSAVNLTDGVDLSGAKNLGERLAAMTPYLTLNNRILMPIIGLSAAKFDDLKDKNALGAALGLGYRLIDTDGGEEAAAAAFEASGLGRGQLFIQSSLGAQNGDESGMIKSFERSLKKLNTDYVDLLLLRAGAGDASSAWGVLQRLYREGLAASIGICDYPGEFGVENLAKIAQGSEVKPAVYQTPSRSYLQRFATRGKVTATMTCK, from the coding sequence ATGAAAAGAAGGGACTTCATGAAAGGCGCGGCGACCTGCGCGGCGGGGCTTGCTGCGGGGTTGGATTTGTTTGCCCAGCAGACTAGCAAGACCAGTGCGGTAAATTTGACGGACGGCGTAGATCTAAGCGGTGCGAAAAATCTCGGCGAGAGGCTTGCCGCGATGACGCCATATCTCACGCTAAATAATAGAATTTTGATGCCGATCATCGGACTTAGTGCAGCTAAATTTGATGATTTGAAAGACAAAAACGCGCTGGGGGCGGCTCTTGGGCTAGGTTACCGCCTGATCGATACGGACGGGGGCGAGGAGGCTGCAGCAGCCGCGTTTGAGGCTAGCGGTTTAGGGCGCGGACAGCTATTTATCCAAAGCTCGCTCGGTGCTCAAAACGGCGACGAAAGCGGCATGATAAAAAGCTTTGAACGCTCCTTAAAAAAACTAAATACCGACTACGTCGATCTACTTTTACTGCGCGCAGGGGCGGGCGATGCTAGCTCTGCGTGGGGCGTTTTGCAGCGGCTTTACCGTGAGGGACTTGCGGCGTCGATCGGCATTTGCGATTACCCTGGAGAATTTGGAGTCGAAAATTTAGCCAAAATCGCGCAAGGTAGCGAAGTTAAACCCGCGGTTTATCAAACGCCCTCTCGCTCCTATCTACAGCGCTTTGCTACGCGCGGCAAGGTGACCGCGACCATGACGTGCAAGTAG
- the rsfS gene encoding ribosome silencing factor yields the protein MQERIERIIKILDAKKAEAIEAIDMSGREYIAKCVIIATTMGERHAYSLTDDLKEGLKDEGEQFLGIESSGDWVVIDLGDILIHLMSAQYRAKYNIEEFLSKLKEAKA from the coding sequence ATGCAAGAAAGAATCGAGCGAATCATCAAAATCCTAGACGCCAAAAAGGCCGAAGCTATCGAGGCTATCGATATGAGCGGGCGCGAATACATCGCAAAATGCGTCATCATCGCCACCACGATGGGCGAACGCCACGCCTACTCGCTAACGGACGACCTAAAAGAGGGGCTAAAAGACGAGGGCGAGCAGTTTTTAGGCATAGAAAGCTCCGGCGACTGGGTCGTGATCGATCTGGGCGACATCCTCATCCACCTCATGAGCGCACAGTACCGCGCCAAATACAACATCGAAGAGTTTTTAAGCAAGCTAAAAGAGGCGAAAGCCTAA
- the ypfJ gene encoding KPN_02809 family neutral zinc metallopeptidase gives MKWQDSRRSDNVEDRRQNSVNSMGSLGALIPIIRFLLGSNIGRVVLVIGAVAYFMGFNPLALLEGGGAGTQRAALDSPQEKEKVAFVSAVLAQTEDVWSKVFKAGGAQYKEPSLVLFRDGVSSACGTASSQMGPFYCPADKKVYLDLSFFEELEAKYKAAGDFAQAYVIAHEVGHHVQNLLGTLGKVNELKSRTKSPVEQNALQVKVELQADCYAGVWAHYMGRYNVLEDGDIEEALNAASAIGDDALQKKYQGRVTPDSFTHGSSKQRMTWFKKGFEGGQPSSCAFEI, from the coding sequence ATGAAATGGCAAGATAGCAGACGAAGCGACAACGTCGAGGATAGGCGGCAAAACAGCGTAAACAGCATGGGCTCGCTGGGCGCGCTCATACCGATTATTAGATTTTTGCTGGGCTCAAATATCGGCCGCGTGGTACTAGTTATCGGCGCGGTCGCGTACTTTATGGGCTTTAACCCTCTCGCGCTACTTGAGGGCGGCGGCGCGGGCACTCAAAGGGCGGCGCTAGATAGCCCGCAGGAGAAGGAAAAGGTCGCCTTCGTCTCGGCGGTGTTGGCGCAGACCGAGGACGTGTGGAGCAAGGTGTTTAAGGCGGGCGGCGCACAGTACAAAGAGCCTAGCTTGGTGCTTTTTAGAGACGGCGTTTCTAGCGCGTGCGGCACGGCTAGCTCGCAGATGGGGCCTTTTTACTGCCCAGCGGATAAAAAAGTCTATCTAGATCTTAGTTTTTTTGAGGAGCTAGAGGCTAAATACAAAGCCGCGGGAGACTTTGCGCAGGCGTACGTGATCGCCCACGAGGTCGGACATCATGTGCAAAATTTGCTAGGAACGCTCGGTAAAGTAAACGAGCTAAAATCGCGCACTAAAAGCCCGGTGGAGCAAAACGCGCTACAAGTCAAGGTCGAGCTACAGGCCGACTGCTATGCGGGCGTCTGGGCGCACTACATGGGGCGCTACAACGTGCTAGAAGACGGCGACATCGAGGAGGCGCTAAACGCTGCGAGCGCGATAGGCGACGACGCGCTACAGAAAAAATACCAAGGCCGCGTGACGCCCGACTCGTTCACGCACGGCTCGTCAAAGCAGCGCATGACGTGGTTTAAAAAGGGTTTTGAGGGCGGACAGCCAAGCTCGTGCGCGTTTGAGATCTGA
- a CDS encoding VanZ family protein, with product MNLSKFSAAFFFIFLIAIEYLALTPAQIKLIENSWDKANHFIAFAALYVTLYLGFSRLNLGAKVAILLAYGIQIEIMQSFVPNRYFSLLDIVADGIGIVFGILVARILNGFKARF from the coding sequence ATGAATCTTTCCAAATTTTCCGCCGCATTTTTCTTTATATTTTTGATAGCGATCGAGTATCTGGCTCTCACGCCCGCACAGATAAAACTCATCGAAAACAGCTGGGATAAAGCAAATCACTTCATTGCATTCGCCGCGCTTTACGTTACTTTGTATCTTGGCTTTTCTAGGTTAAATTTGGGCGCAAAGGTCGCTATTTTGCTAGCTTATGGTATCCAGATAGAGATCATGCAGTCGTTTGTACCAAATCGCTATTTTAGCTTGCTAGATATCGTCGCAGACGGTATCGGTATAGTTTTTGGGATCTTAGTGGCGAGAATTTTGAACGGATTTAAGGCTAGATTTTAA
- a CDS encoding twin-arginine translocase TatA/TatE family subunit, which produces MGPSVQQLLIILLIVVLLFGAKKIPELAKGLGKGIKSFKSEMEDDKKTENVEKVEEKKEETATAAKTEDAAKNA; this is translated from the coding sequence ATGGGTCCAAGCGTCCAACAATTGCTTATTATTTTACTTATCGTGGTCTTGCTTTTTGGAGCGAAAAAGATCCCCGAGCTCGCAAAAGGCCTAGGTAAGGGCATAAAGAGCTTCAAATCAGAAATGGAAGACGATAAAAAAACCGAGAACGTAGAAAAAGTAGAAGAGAAAAAAGAAGAAACCGCAACCGCCGCAAAGACTGAAGATGCGGCTAAAAACGCGTAA